In the genome of Caulobacter flavus, the window GGGCGGGCAAGGGCACCCAGGCCAAGCGGTTGGTCGAGCAACGCGGCATGGTCCAGCTGTCGACCGGCGACATGCTGCGCGCCGCCATCGCCTCGGGCTCCGAGCTCGGCCAGAAGGTGAAGGGCGTGCTGGATCGCGGCGACCTGGTCACCGACGAAATCGTCATCGCCCTGATCGAGGAGCGCCTGCCCGAGGCCGAGGCCGCCGGCGGCGCCATCTTCGACGGCTTCCCGCGCACGGTCGCCCAGGCGGAAGCTCTGGATGTCATGCTGGCCAAGCGCGGCCAGAAGATCGACTCCGTCGTCCGACTCGAAGTAGACGAGCCAGCCTTGATCGAGCGGATCACCAAGCGATACGCGGAGCAGGGGCGGTCGGACGACAACCCCGAGACCTTCGTGAACCGTCTGGCCCGCTACAACGCCGACACCGCGCCGCTGCTCCCGTACTACCGCGAGCAGGGCAAGCTGGTGGAAGTGGACGGCATGGGGGCGGTGGAAGCCGTCGCCGCTTCGATCGACGCGACCCTTTCGGTCGTGGCGTAAGTTTTAATGGAATCCGTTCCCATAACGGATTCCGCCATTGACGGATGCGCAACTATCCCTATAACGGGGCGCTTCCGCGAAAGGGCGCGATCTGTGCGCGTCGGTCTGGGTCTTCGGATCGGGCCGAGCGCGCCGTTCGCGTCTTTGGTGCGTGACTAGGAGAACATTAGACGTGGCCCGTATCGCAGGCGTCAACATCCCGACGAACAAGCGCGTGATCATCGCGCTTCAGTACATTCACGGCATCGGCCCGAAGTCGGCTCGTGACATCGTCACGACCGTGGGCATCGAGGACGCCCGTCGAGTCAATCAACTGACCGACGCCGAAGTCCTGCAGATCCGTGAAACGATCGACCGTGATTTCACCGTGGAAGGCGACCTGCGTCGCGAAAACTCGATGAACATCAAGCGTCTGATGGACCTGGCCTGCTACCGCGGCCTGCGTCACCGCAAGGGCCTGCCGGTCCGCGGCCAGCGCACCCAC includes:
- a CDS encoding adenylate kinase; amino-acid sequence: MNLILFGPPGAGKGTQAKRLVEQRGMVQLSTGDMLRAAIASGSELGQKVKGVLDRGDLVTDEIVIALIEERLPEAEAAGGAIFDGFPRTVAQAEALDVMLAKRGQKIDSVVRLEVDEPALIERITKRYAEQGRSDDNPETFVNRLARYNADTAPLLPYYREQGKLVEVDGMGAVEAVAASIDATLSVVA
- the rpsM gene encoding 30S ribosomal protein S13, producing the protein MARIAGVNIPTNKRVIIALQYIHGIGPKSARDIVTTVGIEDARRVNQLTDAEVLQIRETIDRDFTVEGDLRRENSMNIKRLMDLACYRGLRHRKGLPVRGQRTHTNARTRKGPAKPIAGKKK